GACTGAAGATCCTAAAACTGATGCTCCCACAAAAGGTACACCCATCATCTCGAGCATGCCTTGAATTGTGCCGTCTTCTCCGTAAGTTCCGTGAAGAACTGGGAATACTGCATCTAATTTAACTTCGTCTATTACCTGAGAGTCCTTAATTTCAAAAAAAAGCGGATTTTCATAATTCAGAGAGGGAGTTAGAAAAGATTCTGTCTTCACGATCAGATCTCCATCCTCAAGCCACTGCTCGATCGAAACACTATGCCAAAGACCATTTTTATCTATAAAAATTGGATAAATTTCATACTTGTCTTTATCAGTGTTTTTAATAACCGATTTAGCAGAAAGCAGGGATACCTCATGTTCTACAGACCGTCCCCCGAAAATAATTCCAACCTTTGTCTTAGCCAATATTTACTACGCTCCTAATATAAATATCCCCAATTGTGTGAACTTGATATACAATGTTTGTAGGGTAATATGCAAGAATAACTGCTTGATGACCACTCGAAAACCCCCAGGAGCTAATTCAATGAAAAAAATAGTGATTAGTGAGCCGTTAAGAACCGCAGTAGGATCATTTGGTGGAGCATTAAAAGATACTTCAACTGGAGAGTTAGGATCCACAGTTGTAAAGGAAATACTTAACCGCACCGGAGTTGATCCCAAAAATATAGACGACTGCATTATGGGGAATATTCTCTCTGCAGGACAGGGAATGAATATTTCAAGACAAGTAGCAATAGGAGCAGGTCTTCCCATTGAAACTCCTGCTTACACAATCAACAGGGCTTGCGGCTCTGGTGTGCAAACTATCGCTATTGCTGCCCAGGCAATTAAAGCGGGCGATTCTGAGGCTATAATTGCAGGCGGTGTTGAGAACATGAGCCAAGCCCCTTATTACCTTACGAACGCCAGATATGGATACAGATTAAGTGTTCCAAAAGACGGTATGGTTGACGGCATGCTTTGTGATGGGCTGATGGATGTCTTCAATGACTATCATATGGCGATCACAGCTGAGAACTTAGTTGAAAAATATGATATCTCAAGAGAGGAGCAGGACGAGTTTGCATATAACAGCCAGATAAAGACAAAAGCTGCTATGGAGAGCGGGCGTTTTGATGATGAGATTGTTCCTGTTTCTATTCCGCAGAGAAAGGGCGAGCCGCTGGATTTTAAGGTTGATGAACACCCGAGGAGCGATACCACGCTTGAGGTCTTGGCTAAACTAAAACCTGCTTTCAAAAAAGACGGCACAGTTACAGCTGGAAATGCATCGGGCATAAATGACGGCGCAGCAGCAGTATTAGTGAGCTCAGATGAAAAAGCAAAGGAGCTTGGATTAAAGCCCTTGGCTTCTATAATTTCCTATGCAGTTGCAGGAGTCGATCCATCGA
This window of the Thermodesulfobacteriota bacterium genome carries:
- a CDS encoding acetyl-CoA C-acetyltransferase, producing MKKIVISEPLRTAVGSFGGALKDTSTGELGSTVVKEILNRTGVDPKNIDDCIMGNILSAGQGMNISRQVAIGAGLPIETPAYTINRACGSGVQTIAIAAQAIKAGDSEAIIAGGVENMSQAPYYLTNARYGYRLSVPKDGMVDGMLCDGLMDVFNDYHMAITAENLVEKYDISREEQDEFAYNSQIKTKAAMESGRFDDEIVPVSIPQRKGEPLDFKVDEHPRSDTTLEVLAKLKPAFKKDGTVTAGNASGINDGAAAVLVSSDEKAKELGLKPLASIISYAVAGVDPSIMGIGPVPAIQKALDKAGLSLEDIDLFELNEAFAAQSLAVLRDIPMPAEKFNVNGGAIALGHPVGASGTRLVVTLLHEMQKRDDANLGLATLCIGGGMGIAMILEKI